The following coding sequences lie in one Gemmatimonadota bacterium genomic window:
- a CDS encoding haloalkane dehalogenase: MRTSAPNHLVRTGALATLMALAGPTAALGQVTSAPTISAEFPFESRFVEVLGSRMHYVDEGGGAPILFIHGNPTSSYLWRNVIPYLSEGYRAIAVDLIGMGRSDKPDIAYTFQDHARYLRGFIEALDLRNLTLVVHDWGSVLGFQYALDHEDNVVGVAFMEAIVPPAYPNPNPLGGLFARLRTAGEGEELILEQNLFVEQILPGSVVRGLTEEEMAHYREPFPTPASRLPTLVWPRELPAGGEPARNVEVVEAIGAWMRSTDLPMLHLWARPGALNPESFAETMVREVRNLQSAFIGSGRHYVQEDQPEIIGRTIADWRRRLDR, encoded by the coding sequence ATGCGGACTAGTGCACCCAACCATCTTGTTCGAACCGGGGCCTTGGCCACCCTGATGGCCCTCGCGGGCCCCACGGCCGCCCTGGGTCAGGTCACGTCCGCTCCCACCATCTCAGCCGAGTTCCCCTTCGAATCGAGATTCGTGGAGGTGCTCGGATCGCGGATGCACTACGTGGACGAAGGCGGTGGAGCTCCGATCCTCTTCATCCACGGGAATCCCACCTCGTCCTATCTCTGGCGAAACGTCATACCGTATCTGAGCGAGGGGTACCGCGCCATCGCGGTGGACCTGATCGGGATGGGACGTTCGGACAAGCCCGACATCGCGTATACGTTTCAGGATCATGCTCGGTACCTGCGCGGTTTCATCGAGGCGCTCGATCTGCGGAATCTCACGCTCGTGGTGCACGACTGGGGATCGGTCCTGGGATTCCAATATGCGTTGGACCATGAGGACAACGTCGTCGGGGTGGCCTTCATGGAGGCGATCGTGCCACCCGCCTACCCCAACCCGAATCCGCTCGGAGGTCTCTTCGCACGACTACGCACCGCGGGAGAGGGGGAAGAGCTCATTCTCGAGCAGAACCTGTTCGTGGAGCAGATCCTCCCGGGAAGCGTGGTGCGAGGACTCACCGAGGAAGAAATGGCTCACTACCGGGAACCCTTTCCGACTCCCGCCTCGCGGCTCCCCACACTCGTCTGGCCGCGGGAGCTCCCCGCCGGAGGCGAACCCGCACGAAACGTCGAGGTCGTGGAGGCGATCGGAGCCTGGATGCGGAGCACGGATCTTCCGATGCTGCATCTTTGGGCCCGACCCGGCGCGCTGAATCCGGAGTCCTTCGCCGAGACCATGGTTCGCGAGGTCCGAAACCTCCAGTCCGCGTTCATCGGCTCGGGGCGCCACTACGTCCAGGAGGATCAGCCCGAGATCATCGGACGGACCATTGCCGACTGGCGGCGCCGGCTGGACCGATGA
- a CDS encoding heavy metal-responsive transcriptional regulator, translated as MAEMTIGQLAKRTGVGVETIRYYERRALLPEPPRTPAGYRKYGHDTLRKLLFIRQTQELGFTLNEIARLLDLSVRPGASCMDVEAHAEHTIERIDRQIGELRRMKKALTSLTRACREGRPTGECPILVTLND; from the coding sequence ATGGCCGAAATGACGATCGGGCAGCTGGCGAAGCGGACCGGGGTGGGCGTCGAAACCATCCGGTACTACGAACGGCGCGCGCTCCTTCCGGAGCCGCCGCGCACCCCGGCCGGATACCGGAAGTACGGGCATGACACACTTCGGAAGCTGCTCTTCATTCGTCAGACCCAGGAGCTCGGGTTCACGCTAAACGAGATCGCGAGGCTTCTGGACCTGAGCGTTCGACCCGGCGCGAGCTGCATGGACGTCGAGGCCCATGCCGAGCACACGATCGAGCGCATCGACCGTCAGATCGGAGAACTGAGGCGCATGAAGAAGGCGCTCACTTCATTGACCCGCGCCTGTCGGGAAGGCCGTCCCACGGGAGAGTGCCCGATACTGGTGACACTAAACGATTAG
- a CDS encoding sigma-70 family RNA polymerase sigma factor, whose amino-acid sequence MTKADDQDRSFQDEALPHMAAVLRFALRLTQEPDQAEDLVQETYLKAYQKWDQYARGTRAKSWLFTICRNVYLRADERTKRHEEIVAAEVIDGTDSMTGEGTVFAAVGERDPEGTFWSRMIDEEIMRAIDGLPAEYRDAVVLSDLEELSYDEISTVLDVPVGTVKSRLSRGRHALQEDLYEYAVQSGVIAPRAQPEWSTGTEREGDET is encoded by the coding sequence ATGACGAAGGCCGATGACCAAGACAGAAGTTTTCAGGACGAGGCGCTGCCGCACATGGCAGCGGTGCTTCGGTTCGCCCTTCGACTCACCCAGGAGCCGGACCAGGCCGAAGACCTGGTGCAGGAGACCTACTTGAAGGCGTATCAGAAGTGGGATCAATACGCGCGCGGGACCCGCGCCAAGAGCTGGCTCTTCACGATCTGCCGAAACGTTTACCTGCGTGCCGACGAACGAACGAAGCGCCATGAGGAGATCGTCGCCGCGGAAGTGATCGACGGAACCGACTCCATGACGGGTGAGGGCACCGTGTTCGCCGCGGTCGGCGAAAGGGACCCGGAGGGCACGTTCTGGTCCCGGATGATCGACGAAGAGATTATGCGCGCCATCGACGGGCTCCCCGCCGAATATCGCGACGCGGTCGTCCTTTCTGATCTGGAAGAGCTGTCCTACGACGAGATTTCGACCGTGCTCGACGTACCCGTGGGAACCGTGAAGAGTCGGCTGTCTCGCGGACGGCACGCGCTCCAGGAGGATCTTTACGAATACGCCGTGCAGTCGGGAGTCATCGCTCCACGTGCACAACCCGAATGGAGCACTGGAACCGAACGGGAAGGAGATGAGACATGA
- a CDS encoding GDCCVxC domain-containing (seleno)protein: MDGSGGLVGVITCPSCGSAAHLAIPTDACLWQWDCPACRARVRPKPGDCCVFCSYGDRRCPSAASPE, encoded by the coding sequence ATGGACGGGTCCGGTGGCCTGGTCGGTGTAATCACCTGCCCGTCCTGCGGGTCGGCGGCGCACCTGGCGATCCCAACCGATGCGTGCCTCTGGCAGTGGGACTGCCCCGCGTGCCGCGCCCGCGTCCGGCCGAAACCCGGTGACTGCTGCGTCTTCTGCTCCTACGGGGACCGGAGATGCCCATCCGCGGCTTCGCCGGAGTGA
- a CDS encoding DUF222 domain-containing protein has protein sequence MILDARESREPWREPWEEVDPDLLTTLADEITSVSALLASETRRLLSLIARFDRLQGWKREGFASCASWLAYRTGLDKGAARERVRVARALAELPETDAAMSRGELSFSQVRALTRIADSESEAELLGYARSMTASELERLVRSWKRLDRHDEAAAEAIRHASRTLSIFPDDDGSFVIRGRLDPEVGALVMRAIEAASDALYRGSVPEVTPEQRRADALGLLAERALASPGLEGEESAGLGRSERYLVVLHADDHTLSESGDPDRSHLEDGTRVPAETSRRIACDAAVVDAGAGDGAAGGAAASAGHARTRVVPPRMRRALDLRDRGCRFPGCGSRYTDAHHIRHWADGGKTTLDNLVLLCRTHHRLLHEGGFRLQADRRRPGAATFFTPTGVRIPETPPPMRLDGRRIGGEEGGKGPARDLAWERDLPLAFYLKALDGMG, from the coding sequence ATGATCCTCGATGCCCGCGAGTCCCGCGAACCCTGGCGCGAACCCTGGGAGGAGGTGGACCCCGACCTCCTGACCACCCTCGCTGACGAGATCACCTCGGTGTCCGCGCTCCTTGCATCGGAGACGCGCCGGCTCCTCTCCCTCATCGCCCGCTTCGATCGCCTGCAGGGATGGAAGCGTGAGGGGTTCGCGTCCTGTGCGTCGTGGCTCGCCTACCGCACGGGACTGGATAAGGGTGCGGCGCGGGAGCGCGTTCGCGTGGCCCGCGCTCTGGCCGAGCTCCCCGAGACGGACGCGGCCATGTCGCGCGGTGAGCTCTCCTTCAGCCAGGTTCGCGCCCTCACCCGCATCGCGGACTCGGAGAGCGAGGCGGAGCTTCTCGGGTACGCGCGGTCGATGACGGCCTCCGAGCTCGAGCGCCTCGTCCGTTCCTGGAAGCGCCTGGATCGGCACGACGAGGCCGCGGCCGAAGCGATTCGTCATGCTTCCCGCACCCTCTCGATCTTCCCCGACGACGACGGGTCGTTCGTGATCCGCGGACGCCTGGATCCCGAGGTGGGGGCCCTGGTCATGCGGGCCATCGAGGCGGCGAGCGACGCGCTCTACCGGGGGAGCGTCCCGGAAGTGACGCCCGAGCAGCGCCGGGCGGATGCCCTGGGTCTCCTCGCGGAGCGGGCGCTCGCCTCTCCGGGCCTGGAAGGCGAGGAGTCCGCCGGCCTCGGGCGCTCCGAGCGCTATCTCGTGGTCCTCCACGCGGACGACCACACGCTGTCGGAGTCCGGGGATCCGGACCGCTCACATCTGGAAGACGGTACCCGCGTTCCCGCGGAAACGTCCCGGCGGATCGCCTGCGACGCCGCGGTCGTGGATGCGGGGGCGGGCGATGGCGCAGCCGGTGGTGCCGCGGCCTCCGCGGGTCATGCGCGAACCCGGGTCGTTCCCCCTCGCATGCGCCGGGCGCTCGATCTTCGCGATCGGGGATGCCGTTTTCCCGGGTGTGGATCCCGGTACACGGACGCGCATCACATCCGACACTGGGCGGACGGAGGCAAGACCACGCTCGACAACCTCGTGCTGCTGTGTAGGACCCATCACCGGCTCCTGCACGAGGGCGGGTTCCGGCTCCAGGCGGACCGCAGGCGGCCCGGCGCCGCGACGTTCTTCACCCCGACCGGCGTTCGGATCCCCGAAACCCCGCCGCCCATGCGGCTGGACGGCCGGCGGATCGGGGGAGAGGAAGGGGGGAAGGGACCCGCGCGCGACCTCGCCTGGGAGCGCGACCTCCCGCTCGCCTTCTATCTGAAGGCGCTCGACGGGATGGGGTGA
- a CDS encoding mercuric transporter MerT family protein, with translation MLRTGMAVAGGVAAAVGSALCCAGPMIAVGAGVSGAGLVAFEPFRPYFLGGTAALLAFGFYTVHREEKAACDADQPCADPGVRRRTKLMLWAATVVAIVFATFPSWQSLLF, from the coding sequence ATGCTCAGAACAGGAATGGCCGTGGCGGGAGGCGTCGCCGCGGCGGTTGGCTCGGCGCTCTGCTGTGCGGGTCCGATGATCGCGGTGGGTGCCGGGGTATCGGGCGCCGGCCTGGTCGCGTTCGAGCCCTTCCGTCCGTACTTCCTGGGTGGGACGGCCGCGCTCCTGGCCTTCGGCTTCTACACGGTGCATCGCGAGGAAAAAGCGGCCTGCGACGCGGATCAACCGTGCGCCGACCCGGGCGTCCGGCGCCGGACGAAGCTCATGCTCTGGGCGGCCACGGTCGTGGCGATCGTGTTCGCCACCTTCCCGTCCTGGCAGAGCCTTCTTTTCTAG
- a CDS encoding FMN-binding glutamate synthase family protein, whose amino-acid sequence MVRRWFYFVSAGTLFLVAVMGMLWPPALAALAVVGPLVGLGIYDVVQRRRTILRNFPILGHFRYGFEAIRPEIQQYFVESNIDAFPIEREMRSIVYRRAKGQLETQPFGTQRDVYRDGYEWAAHSLTDVAVLEEEPRIRVGGRECRHPYLASRLNISAMSFGALSPTAVRALALGAKKGGFSLNTGEGGISPHHREGGADLVWQIGTGYFGCRNADGTFDSGRFRAEAAADQVRMIELKLSQGAKPGHGGILPAPKVTPEIAAIRGLRPFETVFSPPRHSAFAGPVGLLEFVARLRELSGGKPVGFKLSVGRRREVLSVCKAMRDTGIAPDFVTVDGGEGGTGAAPLEFANSVGMPARDAWILVHNALRGAGLRDQVRLFASGKIFTGFHMIRAMALGADACNSARGMMLALGCIQALRCNNDTCPTGIATQNGALYRTLDVPDKSERVFRFHRETVHSFLELLAAMGLEGPEEISGSYLFRRISPETVKSFEELYEVLADGALLNGSCPHEGWRADWEAA is encoded by the coding sequence ATGGTCAGACGCTGGTTCTACTTCGTCAGCGCCGGGACGCTCTTCCTCGTCGCGGTGATGGGGATGCTCTGGCCTCCCGCCCTCGCGGCTCTGGCCGTCGTCGGGCCTCTCGTGGGTCTGGGCATCTACGACGTCGTCCAGCGCCGAAGAACGATCCTCCGCAACTTTCCCATCCTCGGGCACTTCCGATACGGCTTCGAAGCGATCCGTCCAGAGATCCAGCAGTACTTCGTCGAATCCAACATCGATGCGTTCCCAATCGAACGGGAAATGAGGAGTATCGTCTACCGACGTGCCAAGGGCCAACTCGAAACGCAGCCGTTTGGAACCCAGAGGGACGTCTACCGGGACGGCTACGAGTGGGCCGCGCATTCCCTAACAGATGTCGCCGTGCTGGAGGAAGAGCCGCGCATCCGCGTGGGCGGCCGCGAGTGCCGGCACCCCTACCTCGCCTCTCGCCTGAACATCTCCGCGATGAGCTTCGGGGCACTCTCGCCTACCGCCGTCCGTGCCCTCGCGCTTGGGGCGAAGAAGGGCGGATTTTCCCTCAATACGGGCGAAGGAGGGATCTCCCCCCACCACCGGGAAGGAGGCGCCGATCTCGTTTGGCAGATCGGGACGGGTTACTTCGGATGCCGGAACGCGGACGGGACCTTCGACTCCGGACGCTTTCGAGCCGAAGCGGCGGCCGACCAGGTGCGGATGATCGAGCTGAAGCTCTCCCAGGGAGCGAAGCCTGGGCATGGCGGAATTCTTCCGGCACCCAAGGTCACGCCAGAAATCGCGGCTATTCGCGGCCTTCGACCTTTCGAGACGGTTTTTTCGCCTCCTCGCCACTCCGCCTTCGCGGGGCCGGTTGGCCTCCTCGAGTTCGTGGCTCGCCTACGTGAGCTCTCCGGGGGAAAGCCGGTCGGGTTCAAGTTGAGCGTGGGCCGGCGCCGCGAGGTGCTTTCCGTGTGCAAGGCGATGAGGGACACAGGAATCGCGCCGGACTTCGTCACGGTGGACGGCGGGGAAGGGGGAACGGGGGCCGCCCCTCTCGAGTTCGCCAATTCCGTGGGGATGCCGGCGCGTGACGCCTGGATCCTCGTGCATAACGCCCTCCGCGGTGCGGGACTCCGCGATCAGGTTCGACTCTTCGCGAGTGGAAAGATCTTCACCGGCTTCCACATGATTCGCGCCATGGCGCTCGGCGCGGACGCCTGCAATTCGGCGCGCGGAATGATGCTGGCGCTCGGCTGCATCCAGGCACTACGGTGCAACAACGATACCTGCCCAACGGGAATCGCGACGCAGAATGGGGCCCTCTATCGCACTCTGGACGTCCCGGACAAGAGCGAACGCGTCTTCCGCTTCCACCGCGAAACCGTCCACAGCTTTCTCGAGCTTCTGGCGGCGATGGGACTCGAGGGTCCCGAAGAGATCTCGGGCTCCTACCTCTTCCGGCGGATCAGCCCCGAAACTGTGAAGAGCTTCGAGGAACTCTACGAGGTCCTGGCCGACGGAGCGCTCCTCAATGGGAGTTGCCCCCACGAGGGGTGGCGCGCCGACTGGGAAGCGGCCTGA
- a CDS encoding heavy-metal-associated domain-containing protein, with protein MPRWQLALAAAAILGGIALHIPLGMERAVAPNAVSPASARASAPLEVPPTPEGMETLLLDVTGMTCDGCAATARMAVSQVGGVHDAGFLHESAQGFVTFDPDVTNPTDILGELSRLTGVRADVVDRN; from the coding sequence ATGCCGCGCTGGCAACTTGCACTGGCCGCCGCCGCGATCCTCGGCGGAATCGCTCTTCACATCCCCTTGGGGATGGAACGCGCAGTCGCGCCGAACGCGGTGAGCCCGGCCAGCGCACGGGCTTCGGCTCCGCTGGAGGTGCCACCGACGCCCGAGGGCATGGAAACGCTGCTGCTCGATGTCACGGGCATGACCTGTGATGGGTGCGCCGCCACCGCCCGAATGGCGGTGAGCCAGGTCGGAGGAGTTCACGACGCGGGCTTCCTCCATGAGTCCGCGCAGGGGTTCGTGACCTTCGATCCCGATGTGACGAACCCCACGGATATCCTGGGGGAGCTGTCACGTCTGACGGGTGTTCGAGCGGATGTCGTCGACCGGAACTGA
- a CDS encoding alpha/beta fold hydrolase — translation MINQRITFPGANGDQLSARLSLPPDGDVVACALFAHCFTCSKDLKPVVNISRALTQERIAVLRFDFTGLGESEGDFADTTFSSNVEDLIAAAAYMDEMLSAPAILIGHSLGGAAVLQAAGRLDSVRAVATIGAPYDPEHVKGLLGDAAEALDHRSEVAVSIGGRSFTVSRKFIEDLSDQRVEEVIGALKRPLLVFHSPVDRVVGIENAALIFKAAKHPKSFVSLDDADHLLLDEQDSLYVGSVLAAWVHRYLELPPEPATIEDLATDNRVTTRTVSGSFRTEIAARGYALTADEPKAAGGDGLGPTPYDLLAAALGACTSMTLRIYADRKGWPLEQAIVRLEHSKIYAKDEERAAKEDARLDELEREVTLIGPLDEEQRQRLLEIAERCPVHRTLDAGVRILTHAGSEPAKPRMVASQPEAKLSGEEEQ, via the coding sequence ATGATCAATCAACGCATCACATTTCCCGGCGCGAACGGCGATCAGCTGAGCGCCCGCCTGAGCCTTCCCCCGGACGGGGACGTCGTCGCCTGCGCGCTCTTCGCCCACTGCTTCACCTGCTCCAAGGATCTGAAGCCGGTGGTCAACATCAGCCGAGCGCTCACCCAGGAGCGGATCGCCGTTCTTCGCTTCGACTTCACCGGCCTCGGCGAAAGCGAGGGCGACTTCGCCGATACGACCTTCTCGTCGAACGTGGAGGACCTGATCGCCGCGGCCGCGTACATGGATGAGATGTTGTCCGCCCCGGCGATCCTGATCGGTCACTCCCTGGGTGGGGCGGCGGTCTTGCAGGCGGCGGGCCGACTCGACTCGGTTCGCGCCGTGGCGACCATCGGAGCACCCTACGACCCGGAACACGTGAAGGGACTTCTCGGAGACGCGGCGGAGGCGCTCGACCATCGGTCCGAAGTCGCCGTGTCCATCGGGGGACGCTCTTTCACCGTGAGCCGGAAGTTCATCGAGGATCTGTCCGATCAGCGGGTGGAGGAGGTGATCGGCGCCCTCAAGCGCCCGCTCCTCGTCTTCCATTCGCCGGTGGACCGAGTGGTTGGAATCGAAAACGCGGCGCTGATTTTCAAAGCGGCGAAGCATCCGAAGAGCTTTGTCTCGCTCGACGACGCGGACCACCTCCTCCTGGACGAGCAGGACTCCCTCTACGTGGGTTCGGTCCTCGCCGCCTGGGTCCACCGGTATCTGGAGCTCCCGCCGGAGCCCGCCACGATTGAAGATCTCGCGACGGACAATCGCGTAACCACACGCACGGTGTCCGGCTCGTTCCGTACCGAGATCGCCGCGCGGGGATACGCCCTCACGGCCGATGAGCCGAAGGCCGCGGGCGGCGACGGCCTCGGACCGACTCCCTACGATCTCCTCGCCGCCGCGCTCGGTGCCTGCACGTCCATGACGCTCCGCATCTACGCGGACCGGAAGGGGTGGCCCCTCGAGCAGGCGATCGTGCGGCTGGAGCACTCGAAGATCTATGCCAAGGACGAAGAACGGGCGGCCAAGGAAGACGCGCGCCTCGACGAGCTCGAGCGAGAGGTGACCCTGATCGGTCCATTGGACGAGGAGCAGCGTCAAAGGCTTCTCGAGATCGCCGAGCGCTGCCCCGTCCATCGGACCCTGGACGCCGGGGTCCGCATCCTGACCCACGCGGGGAGTGAGCCGGCGAAGCCGAGAATGGTGGCAAGCCAGCCCGAAGCGAAACTCAGCGGAGAGGAAGAGCAATGA
- a CDS encoding DUF302 domain-containing protein: MRVVSVALIVGGLLAGLVPVTAPAQERVDRVSAQNFRTTVSQLERALESRAFMIVAQVDHQNMLRMVGASTGGSLTIEFGNPAMMRENLPAHPEIGLEMPMRFYVWERADGRTVVSYRRPSAAFAGYPPELRMMGEMMDSTFTQIAADATR, translated from the coding sequence ATGCGTGTCGTCTCAGTGGCTTTGATCGTGGGGGGACTTCTGGCCGGGCTGGTCCCGGTGACCGCACCAGCGCAGGAGCGGGTAGATCGAGTCTCGGCTCAGAACTTCCGGACAACGGTGAGTCAGCTGGAACGGGCGCTCGAAAGCCGGGCGTTCATGATCGTGGCGCAAGTGGATCACCAGAACATGCTTCGCATGGTCGGCGCATCCACAGGCGGCTCCCTCACCATCGAGTTCGGCAACCCCGCCATGATGCGAGAGAACTTGCCCGCACACCCCGAGATCGGACTCGAAATGCCGATGCGGTTCTATGTGTGGGAGCGCGCGGACGGCAGGACCGTCGTGAGCTATCGTCGTCCCTCGGCCGCGTTCGCCGGCTACCCGCCAGAACTTCGCATGATGGGGGAAATGATGGACAGCACGTTCACCCAGATCGCCGCGGATGCGACCAGGTAG
- a CDS encoding L-histidine N(alpha)-methyltransferase translates to MRGTPRVPRPSMAGWDYMRARPSDSDRTAPKLQLNDRVPSTRQSPAQVPAALRNEIIRGLSLRPRRLPPRLLYDSAGARLFDEITRLPEYYLTRTELSILKTCTPELATIMGPRVRVIEPGSGSGAKTEILLRALEHPAAYVAVDVTRGALRDLSDRLRRLHPTLDVTPIQADYSRPFDLVSPATNAERTIVFFPGSSIENFTSREAIDFLRHMAGLVGQDGGMILGADLTKDRATIEAAYNDSAGVTARFNLNVLKHVNRLLSGDFVEGEPIITEYSHKYSPEALDALIAAGSWVTRREWLDDRSWFSVRFLESRSDHTST, encoded by the coding sequence ATGAGGGGGACCCCGCGCGTTCCAAGGCCGTCCATGGCTGGATGGGACTACATGAGAGCGCGCCCTTCGGATTCAGACCGGACCGCCCCCAAACTCCAGCTGAACGATCGAGTGCCCTCGACCCGTCAAAGCCCCGCACAGGTTCCCGCCGCACTGCGCAACGAGATCATCCGAGGATTGTCGCTTCGCCCCAGGAGACTCCCGCCCCGGCTCCTCTACGACTCCGCGGGAGCCCGACTATTCGATGAGATCACGCGGCTCCCGGAGTACTACTTGACCCGCACGGAACTCTCGATCCTCAAGACGTGCACTCCGGAACTTGCGACGATCATGGGCCCTCGGGTTCGGGTCATCGAGCCCGGCAGCGGAAGCGGCGCCAAGACCGAGATCCTCTTGCGGGCGCTGGAACATCCCGCCGCCTACGTGGCGGTCGACGTGACGCGCGGCGCCCTCCGCGATTTGAGCGACCGGCTGCGCCGTCTCCATCCGACCCTTGATGTAACGCCGATTCAGGCCGACTATTCCAGACCTTTCGACCTGGTGAGCCCCGCGACGAACGCGGAACGGACCATCGTGTTCTTTCCGGGATCGTCAATCGAAAACTTCACCTCGCGGGAGGCGATCGACTTCCTGCGGCACATGGCCGGACTGGTGGGACAGGATGGCGGGATGATTCTGGGAGCGGACCTGACCAAGGACCGAGCGACGATCGAGGCCGCGTATAACGATTCCGCCGGCGTCACCGCGCGCTTCAATCTCAACGTCCTCAAGCACGTGAACCGACTTCTTTCCGGGGACTTCGTCGAGGGCGAGCCGATCATCACGGAGTATTCGCACAAGTACTCCCCGGAGGCCCTGGATGCCCTGATCGCCGCGGGAAGCTGGGTTACGCGGCGCGAGTGGCTGGATGACCGGAGCTGGTTCTCCGTCCGGTTCCTCGAAAGTCGGTCCGACCACACTTCCACTTAG
- a CDS encoding DUF2911 domain-containing protein, with protein MPSRAQICTLALAVTLTVFPGHLIAQDPPIVPQTPYADYRVSQPARVTQRMGTTELTVVYNRPVARGRDLFGALVPWDSIWNPGADEATRLEVDEDVLIEGQVLPAGRYSLWAIPGPAEWTLIFSRSWDVPHRPYPEGNEALRLRVRPEAADHMETLAFYFPFATADAAILALHWGEIRIPVSVRRPD; from the coding sequence ATGCCCAGTCGCGCTCAGATCTGCACCCTCGCCCTTGCCGTTACCCTGACCGTCTTTCCGGGACACCTCATTGCACAGGACCCGCCCATCGTGCCGCAGACGCCTTACGCCGACTATCGAGTTAGTCAGCCCGCGCGGGTCACGCAGCGGATGGGGACGACGGAACTGACCGTGGTCTACAACCGGCCGGTGGCGAGGGGACGAGACCTCTTCGGCGCGCTCGTTCCCTGGGACTCGATCTGGAACCCCGGCGCGGACGAGGCGACCCGCCTCGAGGTGGATGAAGACGTCCTGATCGAGGGGCAAGTTCTTCCGGCAGGGCGGTACAGCCTCTGGGCCATCCCCGGTCCCGCGGAGTGGACGCTGATCTTCAGTCGCTCCTGGGATGTGCCGCACCGCCCCTATCCGGAGGGAAACGAGGCCCTTCGCCTACGGGTCCGGCCGGAGGCGGCGGATCACATGGAGACGCTCGCCTTCTACTTCCCCTTTGCGACAGCCGACGCCGCCATCCTCGCGCTCCACTGGGGCGAGATTCGGATTCCGGTCAGCGTGCGGCGACCGGACTGA
- a CDS encoding c-type cytochrome — translation MRAPRCLPVRILAAVSLVPAGCRGGAAEDGTFAESDSAELVPRMNSIVASAPDAAPGAPGAALFGRIGCNGCHMIAGVGGMVGPDLSAVGSRPSRDPARWPTTEDYVRASLRNPADFVVDGYSPAMPPPDQLGITVEDIEILTRYLLALTE, via the coding sequence ATGCGTGCGCCACGGTGCCTCCCCGTTCGGATTCTCGCGGCGGTTTCGCTCGTGCCTGCCGGGTGTAGGGGCGGCGCGGCCGAGGACGGAACGTTCGCGGAGTCGGACTCGGCGGAGTTGGTGCCGAGGATGAATTCGATCGTCGCGTCGGCGCCCGATGCCGCCCCGGGAGCTCCCGGGGCGGCGCTGTTCGGCCGTATCGGGTGCAACGGTTGCCACATGATCGCCGGCGTCGGAGGCATGGTGGGACCGGACCTCTCCGCCGTGGGTTCCAGGCCCTCACGAGACCCGGCGCGATGGCCCACGACGGAGGACTACGTCCGCGCTTCACTCAGGAATCCCGCAGACTTCGTCGTGGACGGGTACAGTCCCGCGATGCCTCCTCCGGATCAACTCGGTATCACCGTCGAGGACATCGAGATTCTCACGCGCTACTTGCTTGCGCTGACGGAGTGA